Below is a window of Podospora pseudocomata strain CBS 415.72m chromosome 1 map unlocalized CBS415.72m_1.2, whole genome shotgun sequence DNA.
TTTTGGCCCCGGTCTTTGCGATAATCTTTGTCGTCCTCCGATTGTATACCGCGCGCTCCATCTTGCGCGTGAGCCACAAGGATGATTGTATGTTTTTGGGATCGTGGCCGCTCTTGACCGCGGGGGTTGGCTAACTCGGGGTTGCGCTTTAGGGCTCATTCTCATTGCCGTCATCTTGTCCGTCCTATACTCCGCCACCCTCATTGCTAGTACGCCAGAATCCGTTCTATCATCTTCTCAGCAGCACGCTTGGGAATACCACGACTGGAGCGAGCGCTGACAACGAACGGATTAGTGACCAAATTCGGCCTGGGGTATCATATCTTCTACCTATTTCATTCCAACACCTGGAGAGGGAAAACCTTGCTTTTGGTAATCAAAATCCTTCCTCACGGGCTAGAGAGGCGGTCACAACTGACCATGAAAAAAGCTTGCCGGATTTCCTGCCGCCATAACGAGTAACTTATCGGTCCTCTTCATCAAGTGCTCGATTCTTGTGTTCTATCTCCGATTCTCGACGACCCGAATTCTCAATCATGTTATATACGTCATGCTCGTTATCGTTGTTATCGCCAATTCTCTTGCGGCATTTGGCGTCCTTTTCACATGCCAGCCCATGTCCTCTTTTTGGGATGGCAACGTCAAGGGCACGTGCATCAACAGGGACGCCTGGTACGCCTGGCTCGTGATTTTGAATTGCGTCACCGATTTCATATTGCTGGTCCTGCCGCTTTGGCTTTTGGCACCGTTGAAGATTGGCTTCTCGCAGAAGGCT
It encodes the following:
- a CDS encoding uncharacterized protein (EggNog:ENOG503PEAS; COG:S), whose amino-acid sequence is MFNVDVPDNTKSPENIASNVILASVLAPVFAIIFVVLRLYTARSILRVSHKDDWLILIAVILSVLYSATLIASTPESVLSSSQQHAWEYHDWSER